From the Cucurbita pepo subsp. pepo cultivar mu-cu-16 chromosome LG05, ASM280686v2, whole genome shotgun sequence genome, one window contains:
- the LOC111796210 gene encoding abscisic acid receptor PYL8-like, with protein MNGSSTNVNGNRNGGGFSNAEWELIRRYHRNEAAENQCTSQLVKHIKAPVHLVWSLVRRFDQPQRYKPFVRRCVVKGNLEIGTLREVDVKSGLPATTSTERLELLDDDKHILSMRIVGGDHRLKNYSSIISLHPEIIDGRPGTSVIESFVVDVPEGNTKDETCYFVEAFIKCNLKSLADVSERLAVHDRTEPLERI; from the exons ATGAACGGTAGTAGCACGAATGTGAATGGGAATCGGAACGGAGGAGGATTCAGTAACGCGGAATGGGAGCTCATTCGGAGGTACCACAGGAACGAGGCTGCTGAGAATCAGTGCACCTCTCAGCTTGTTAAGCATATTAAAGCTCCTGTTCATCTT GTATGGTCTCTGGTAAGGAGGTTTGATCAACCACAAAGATACAAACCCTTTGTTCGCAGATGTGTTGTAAAGGGAAACCTTGAGATAGGGACTCTCAGGGAAGTTGATGTGAAATCGGGGCTTCCTGCCACAACAAGTACAGAGAGATTGGAACTCCTTGATGATGATAAACACATCCTTAGCATGAGGATTGTTGGCGGAGATCACAGACTCAAG AATTACTCTTCAATCATTTCCCTGCATCCAGAAATCATTGATGGAAGACCTGGGACTTCGGTAATTGAATCATTTGTGGTGGATGTTCCTGAAGGAAACACAAAGGATGAGACTTGCTACTTTGTGGAAGCCTTCATCAAATGCAATCTCAAGTCACTTGCTGATGTTTCAGAGCGGCTAGCAGTGCATGATCGCACTGAGCCTCTGGAAAGGATTTAA